Genomic window (Spirosoma sp. KCTC 42546):
GGTCACGCCTTCGGTGGTCAATCCCTGAATGGTGTATCCCAACAGCGCGTTCAGGCTATGACGCGACGTCAGTTGCCGGGTGTAATTGAGCGTGTTTTCGTTCAGCCAGCCGATGCTTTGTCCCGTCAAAATGGAGGCACCACCGCCCAGACTCGAACCTGCCAGCGACAGCCGGGTGGCATAGTTGTTTGTTTTGGTACTTTGCAGATCGGCCCCGAAACTGGTGCGAATGTTCAACCCCTCTGTAATGGTATAATCGAGATAGGAGTTGGCCAGCAACCGGATCGTGGTGCCGATGTTGGTGATTTCATTCGCTACAGCCAATGGGTTATCGACCCCGTAGCCATTGAGAGCACCCGTGTTTTTATAATAACTACCGTCGGTGTTGTAGACCGGGAAATTAGGCGCATAACTCAGTGCCGAACTGATCACACCACCACCGCCATTACCGTCTACGTCTGTTTTAGCATTATTCCCCGATGTAAACGCTCCCTGAATAGTCAGGCCAGCCTTCAGGCGCGATGTCAGGTTGTTATCCAGGTTAGCCCGAAGCGTGTAGCGTTTGAAATTGGAGTTCAGCACGATTCCCTGCTGGTTGTAATAGCCAAACGAAACGGCGTAACGGGATTTGTCCGTACCACCCGAAGCCGCCAATTGGTGGCTCTGAATGGGCGCTGCCCGTAATACCTGCGACTGCCAGTCAGTACCTTCGCCCAGGGACGAGGGGAGGGGTTGATCGGCCGAACTCCCGTTGAAGTAGGGTTGTGCACCGCCGTTGACGCGGGCTTCATTGACAAAATCGGCAAACTGCTGGGCATTGAGCAGGGGAATTTTCCGACGAACCGTTTGAACCCCATAATAGGCATCGTAACTAATGACCGTTCTACCTGCTTTACCCCGCTTGGTGGTGACCAGTACCACCCCATTCGATCCTCGCGAGCCATAAATAGCCGTGGCAGATGCATCTTTTAACACCTCAATTGACTCGATGTCATCGGTATTAATGGAGTTGAGCCCGGTCGTCGGAAATCCATCGATTACATACAGTGGATCGTTACTGGCATTGACAGAGCCTGATCCCCGAATACGAATGGTTGAACTGCCACCGGGTGCTGCTGAGTTAGATACAACCTGAACACCAGCGGCCCGCCCCTGCATGGCCCGATCCAGGGACGGAATAGGCGTAGCTTTAATATTGGTTTCACCAACTTTGGCAACAGCACCAGTCAGGTCTGATTTTTTGACGGTACCATACCCAACAACGACGACTTCGTTCAAGGATTTGTTATCCGGAAGTAATTGAATGTCCAGGGTTGTTCGATTGCCCACCATTGCCTCCTGGCTGGTATACCCCACAAAGCTGAAAACCAGGGTGGTTCCGGCATTCGGGACACTTAGTTGATAGCGCCCGTCGGTATCCGTATTGGTGCCCCGGATGGCTCCTTTAATTACAACATTGACGCCAGGCAAGCCTTCACCGTTTTCGCCGGTTACGCGCCCACTAACCCGAACATCAGCAATTATTGGCGTAGTTGCTGCTGGATTTAAGGGCTGAATTGTTGACATGCCACCTTCTGCTGATTGGGTTAAACCGGCTTCCGGCTGGCCGTTGCTGCTGGATTGAGCGTTGTCTTTAGCTGGTGTTTTAATGATGTAATAGGCCTGTTCGTTGAGTTTTTTAGCCGTCAGACCGTAGGGTTTCAGCAGGCTTTGCAGTTGTTTCTCTACTTTGCCCGATCGGAGCCGTGCATCTGCCGGAACAGTAATTCCCTGCACAGTTGTTTCTTCGAACAAAATACTGACCTGATGCTGGCGGCTCAAATCGGTAAGTACTTCTTTTAATTTCTGACCCTCTGCCGGGTGTGCCTGAGCCATGCGGGATGCTTTACTTTGTTGGCGAGCCAGCACCACAGATTGCGCCAGTGCCAGTTGCTGGCCCAGTAAACCGAGCAAGACCAGCCCCATTTTGGGTAAACGTAAACGCGACATGTTTAGTAAGGTTGTTTAGGAGTACTTAATTCAATGTGATGGCGGGTCTTCACAATGTTCAGGTTGAGGAGCTCGGACAGGATCTGTAACAGATCATCCGCTTTCTCTGCCTTGAAATTGCCCGCAATACGTCGTTGGGAGAGGAGGGAATCCGTAACGACCACCTTCACCCCGAAGCGTTCCTGAATTTGTTGCGCCACTTCGGCCAGGGATGTATTGTCGAAGTAAAACCAGTGCTCTTTCCAGGCTAAATAGGGCCGGGCGGGTGCGGATTGAGTGAGCTTGTAGCGTCCCGAGTTGGCAACCGTTACCACATTACCGGGCTTCATGTAGAGTTGTTGCCCCTGCGGGAGACCTAACTTGACTTTCCCCTTGTTGAGGAAGACCCGTTTACCCCGTTCCCGAGCGTAAA
Coding sequences:
- a CDS encoding TonB-dependent receptor; amino-acid sequence: MSRLRLPKMGLVLLGLLGQQLALAQSVVLARQQSKASRMAQAHPAEGQKLKEVLTDLSRQHQVSILFEETTVQGITVPADARLRSGKVEKQLQSLLKPYGLTAKKLNEQAYYIIKTPAKDNAQSSSNGQPEAGLTQSAEGGMSTIQPLNPAATTPIIADVRVSGRVTGENGEGLPGVNVVIKGAIRGTNTDTDGRYQLSVPNAGTTLVFSFVGYTSQEAMVGNRTTLDIQLLPDNKSLNEVVVVGYGTVKKSDLTGAVAKVGETNIKATPIPSLDRAMQGRAAGVQVVSNSAAPGGSSTIRIRGSGSVNASNDPLYVIDGFPTTGLNSINTDDIESIEVLKDASATAIYGSRGSNGVVLVTTKRGKAGRTVISYDAYYGVQTVRRKIPLLNAQQFADFVNEARVNGGAQPYFNGSSADQPLPSSLGEGTDWQSQVLRAAPIQSHQLAASGGTDKSRYAVSFGYYNQQGIVLNSNFKRYTLRANLDNNLTSRLKAGLTIQGAFTSGNNAKTDVDGNGGGGVISSALSYAPNFPVYNTDGSYYKNTGALNGYGVDNPLAVANEITNIGTTIRLLANSYLDYTITEGLNIRTSFGADLQSTKTNNYATRLSLAGSSLGGGASILTGQSIGWLNENTLNYTRQLTSRHSLNALLGYTIQGLTTEGVTANANTFTNDFALYNNLGAGSTLVAPGSSASDWRLISYLARINYSFDDRFLLTLTGRRDGSSRFGPNEKFGFFPSGALAWKLANEKWIKSLPAISDAKLRLSYGLSGNQEIGNYRYLANISSSSYILGGQLNSGAYTSSIANPDLRWEKNAQFDAGLDVGILNNRIQFTADYYIKTTSDLLFNVGVPTSSGFSTTLKNIGSVQNKGLELSLNTINIDKGGFRWTSEFNITFNQNKILTLDGRQEFTTGTDAVIFATSINPILLRVGSPLGNFYGRVMDGIFQNQAEVDASAQKTTAKPGDIRYKDLNNDGAINDNDRAIIGNANPKFFGGFNNTFSFKGFDLNIFVQGNSGNQILNYGSFDLLNLTGGNNQSARVLDRWTPTNPSTTIPRANGAGGSRILSSFQVEDGSYLRFKNISLGYNLPRDLLSRLAISSARIYVTAQNWITLTNYTGYDPEVNRYGSSSLSQGLDYGGYPAAKTVLVGLNLKF